The proteins below come from a single Triticum aestivum cultivar Chinese Spring chromosome 5D, IWGSC CS RefSeq v2.1, whole genome shotgun sequence genomic window:
- the LOC123119955 gene encoding uncharacterized protein ycf45 isoform X3: MTPSPARILIFLLPTPSLIPPPPVRRPHRALAGTARCAPEAVAGGGFVVIEDDLSELLQILPRDLRDNLQNEPRRDQLLEVILDLGRRPEARFLGNSGGQYLRDNEISQLELEEAQRAVGEFGGDNRAGIEGTLHRISAIRSRKGMVVGLTCRVGRAVNGHVDMVRDLLNYKESILFLGRPGVGKTTVMREIARVLADEFQKRVIVDTSNEIGGDGDIPHAAIGGARRMQVPEPSMQHRVMIEAVENHMPEVVIVDEIGTEAEAQACRSIAERGVMLIGTAHGERLANIIKNPVLSDLVGGVETVTLGDEEARARRTQKSILERKAPPTFPFLIEMRERHYWVTHRTERSVDMLLHGKKPLVEVRKRDNEFEVVIERWATYDGDGL, translated from the exons ATGACCCCGTCTCCCGCTCGAATCCTCATCTTCCTCCTACCCACCCCAAGTCTCATACCCCCGCCACCCGTCAGGCGGCCGCACAGAGCCTTGGCCGGAACCGCCCGCTGCGCCCCGGAGGCTGTCGCCGGCGGGGGCTTCGTCGTCATTGAGGACGACCTCTCTGAGCTTCTGCAG ATTCTACCTAGGGATTTACGAGATAATCTGCAGAATGAACCTAGAAGGGACCAGCTGTTGGAG GTTATTCTAGATTTGGGGAGACGACCTGAGGCACGTTTCCTTGGTAACTCTGGTGGCCAGTATCTACGGGATAACGAG ATTTCACAGCTAGAGTTGGAGGAAGCTCAGAGAGCTGTTGGAGAATTTGGAGGTGACAACCGTGCAGGAATTGAAGGTACATTGCATAGAATATCTGCCATAAGGAGTAGAAAAGGAATGGTTGTTGGTTTGACCTGTCGAGTTGGCCGTGCCGTCAATGGGCATGTTGATATGGTCCGTGATCTTTTAAACTACAAAGAGAGCATTCTGTTTTTGGGAAG ACCTGGGGTTGGCAAGACTACTGTTATGCGTGAAATTGCACGTGTTTTAGCAGACGAGTTCCAGAAAAGG GTAATTGTAGATACAAGTAATGAGATTGGTGGGGATGGGGACATTCCTCATGCTGCAATTGGTGGCGCAAGAAGAATGCAAGTACCTGAACCATCAATGCAACATAGAGTGATGATTGAAGCAGTTGAAAACCATATGCCTGAGGTGGTCATTGTGGACGAGATTGGAACTGAGGCAGAGGCGCAAGCCTGTCGGTCAATTGCAGAAAGGGGTGTAATGCTTATTGGTACTGCCCATGGAGAAAGGCTTGCAAACATCATAAAGAATCCAGTTTTATCTGACTTG gttggaggagtagaaactgtcaCTCTTGGTGATGAGGAAGCACGTGCACGACGTACTCAAAAAAGTATACTGGAGCGGAAGGCCCCTCCAACATTTCCTTTTCTTATTGAGATGAGGGAGCGTCACTATTGGGTCACTCATCGG ACTGAGAGGAGTGTCGATATGCTACTTCATGGCAAGAAGCCACTAGTTGAG GTCAGGAAAAGGGATAACGAGTTTGAGGTTGTCATTGAAAGATGGGCAACATATGATGGAGATGGACTCTGA
- the LOC123119955 gene encoding uncharacterized protein ycf45 isoform X2, producing MTPSPARILIFLLPTPSLIPPPPVRRPHRALAGTARCAPEAVAGGGFVVIEDDLSELLQILPRDLRDNLQNEPRRDQLLEIWGDDLRHVSLVTLVASIYGITRYATISQLELEEAQRAVGEFGGDNRAGIEGTLHRISAIRSRKGMVVGLTCRVGRAVNGHVDMVRDLLNYKESILFLGRPGVGKTTVMREIARVLADEFQKRVVIVDTSNEIGGDGDIPHAAIGGARRMQVPEPSMQHRVMIEAVENHMPEVVIVDEIGTEAEAQACRSIAERGVMLIGTAHGERLANIIKNPVLSDLVGGVETVTLGDEEARARRTQKSILERKAPPTFPFLIEMRERHYWVTHRTERSVDMLLHGKKPLVEVRKRDNEFEVVIERWATYDGDGL from the exons ATGACCCCGTCTCCCGCTCGAATCCTCATCTTCCTCCTACCCACCCCAAGTCTCATACCCCCGCCACCCGTCAGGCGGCCGCACAGAGCCTTGGCCGGAACCGCCCGCTGCGCCCCGGAGGCTGTCGCCGGCGGGGGCTTCGTCGTCATTGAGGACGACCTCTCTGAGCTTCTGCAG ATTCTACCTAGGGATTTACGAGATAATCTGCAGAATGAACCTAGAAGGGACCAGCTGTTGGAG ATTTGGGGAGACGACCTGAGGCACGTTTCCTTGGTAACTCTGGTGGCCAGTATCTACGGGATAACGAGGTATGCAACT ATTTCACAGCTAGAGTTGGAGGAAGCTCAGAGAGCTGTTGGAGAATTTGGAGGTGACAACCGTGCAGGAATTGAAGGTACATTGCATAGAATATCTGCCATAAGGAGTAGAAAAGGAATGGTTGTTGGTTTGACCTGTCGAGTTGGCCGTGCCGTCAATGGGCATGTTGATATGGTCCGTGATCTTTTAAACTACAAAGAGAGCATTCTGTTTTTGGGAAG ACCTGGGGTTGGCAAGACTACTGTTATGCGTGAAATTGCACGTGTTTTAGCAGACGAGTTCCAGAAAAGGGTG GTAATTGTAGATACAAGTAATGAGATTGGTGGGGATGGGGACATTCCTCATGCTGCAATTGGTGGCGCAAGAAGAATGCAAGTACCTGAACCATCAATGCAACATAGAGTGATGATTGAAGCAGTTGAAAACCATATGCCTGAGGTGGTCATTGTGGACGAGATTGGAACTGAGGCAGAGGCGCAAGCCTGTCGGTCAATTGCAGAAAGGGGTGTAATGCTTATTGGTACTGCCCATGGAGAAAGGCTTGCAAACATCATAAAGAATCCAGTTTTATCTGACTTG gttggaggagtagaaactgtcaCTCTTGGTGATGAGGAAGCACGTGCACGACGTACTCAAAAAAGTATACTGGAGCGGAAGGCCCCTCCAACATTTCCTTTTCTTATTGAGATGAGGGAGCGTCACTATTGGGTCACTCATCGG ACTGAGAGGAGTGTCGATATGCTACTTCATGGCAAGAAGCCACTAGTTGAG GTCAGGAAAAGGGATAACGAGTTTGAGGTTGTCATTGAAAGATGGGCAACATATGATGGAGATGGACTCTGA
- the LOC123119955 gene encoding uncharacterized protein ycf45 isoform X1 — MTPSPARILIFLLPTPSLIPPPPVRRPHRALAGTARCAPEAVAGGGFVVIEDDLSELLQILPRDLRDNLQNEPRRDQLLEVILDLGRRPEARFLGNSGGQYLRDNEISQLELEEAQRAVGEFGGDNRAGIEGTLHRISAIRSRKGMVVGLTCRVGRAVNGHVDMVRDLLNYKESILFLGRPGVGKTTVMREIARVLADEFQKRVVIVDTSNEIGGDGDIPHAAIGGARRMQVPEPSMQHRVMIEAVENHMPEVVIVDEIGTEAEAQACRSIAERGVMLIGTAHGERLANIIKNPVLSDLVGGVETVTLGDEEARARRTQKSILERKAPPTFPFLIEMRERHYWVTHRTERSVDMLLHGKKPLVEVRKRDNEFEVVIERWATYDGDGL; from the exons ATGACCCCGTCTCCCGCTCGAATCCTCATCTTCCTCCTACCCACCCCAAGTCTCATACCCCCGCCACCCGTCAGGCGGCCGCACAGAGCCTTGGCCGGAACCGCCCGCTGCGCCCCGGAGGCTGTCGCCGGCGGGGGCTTCGTCGTCATTGAGGACGACCTCTCTGAGCTTCTGCAG ATTCTACCTAGGGATTTACGAGATAATCTGCAGAATGAACCTAGAAGGGACCAGCTGTTGGAG GTTATTCTAGATTTGGGGAGACGACCTGAGGCACGTTTCCTTGGTAACTCTGGTGGCCAGTATCTACGGGATAACGAG ATTTCACAGCTAGAGTTGGAGGAAGCTCAGAGAGCTGTTGGAGAATTTGGAGGTGACAACCGTGCAGGAATTGAAGGTACATTGCATAGAATATCTGCCATAAGGAGTAGAAAAGGAATGGTTGTTGGTTTGACCTGTCGAGTTGGCCGTGCCGTCAATGGGCATGTTGATATGGTCCGTGATCTTTTAAACTACAAAGAGAGCATTCTGTTTTTGGGAAG ACCTGGGGTTGGCAAGACTACTGTTATGCGTGAAATTGCACGTGTTTTAGCAGACGAGTTCCAGAAAAGGGTG GTAATTGTAGATACAAGTAATGAGATTGGTGGGGATGGGGACATTCCTCATGCTGCAATTGGTGGCGCAAGAAGAATGCAAGTACCTGAACCATCAATGCAACATAGAGTGATGATTGAAGCAGTTGAAAACCATATGCCTGAGGTGGTCATTGTGGACGAGATTGGAACTGAGGCAGAGGCGCAAGCCTGTCGGTCAATTGCAGAAAGGGGTGTAATGCTTATTGGTACTGCCCATGGAGAAAGGCTTGCAAACATCATAAAGAATCCAGTTTTATCTGACTTG gttggaggagtagaaactgtcaCTCTTGGTGATGAGGAAGCACGTGCACGACGTACTCAAAAAAGTATACTGGAGCGGAAGGCCCCTCCAACATTTCCTTTTCTTATTGAGATGAGGGAGCGTCACTATTGGGTCACTCATCGG ACTGAGAGGAGTGTCGATATGCTACTTCATGGCAAGAAGCCACTAGTTGAG GTCAGGAAAAGGGATAACGAGTTTGAGGTTGTCATTGAAAGATGGGCAACATATGATGGAGATGGACTCTGA